A single Methylomonas sp. AM2-LC DNA region contains:
- a CDS encoding metallophosphoesterase translates to MFELTLNRFKPKSLLTAAISISALLNMAPVFAGSTSPVVLTFSTLGDSRQDTSGPDESLINANQVGVGNCYYPNTTGYLANPGLTGQDCLYMQNSTAWSRIIRTVQAQKSNLLFFNGDMIMGYGKAGVPVVRNKGSNETVIASPTVSDITNSDLLQTYIEYGFWRGMVAPMIETGTYVVPVPGNHETQCKRCNKASVVENEAAWVANMGDLVIDTTRLNTVLSPIGLSLNTTTNPWNVNNTPSATYVSPGLTDANGNVLVAAGTVNPDKISSAQQKLSYSFDVGSNHFAVINTDPVGNDSHAPYNWLDADLSKAVAAGAKNLFVFGHKPAYYYYYAGSNVAGTGLTTSSASSLFLTDATAANNFWKVIQKHNATYFCGHEHIYNVSQPTGNDAPNTVNTTPYAGQTNNSYQIIVGAGGSPFDDLLSTTTHPETVGTAPVAEETGSVTPVQSDRMYSWANVSVHADNSVTINTYGFDPTVQCNPSLNATCGSNFNGSMNGALKTLSTFTLPYSAQ, encoded by the coding sequence ATGTTCGAACTAACCCTTAACCGGTTCAAGCCAAAAAGCTTGTTGACCGCAGCGATTTCAATAAGCGCGCTGCTTAATATGGCACCTGTGTTTGCTGGCAGCACCAGTCCTGTGGTACTTACATTCTCTACCTTAGGCGATTCCAGACAAGATACTTCGGGTCCTGACGAGTCTTTGATTAATGCCAATCAAGTGGGTGTGGGCAATTGCTATTATCCAAACACCACCGGGTATTTGGCTAATCCTGGTTTAACCGGTCAAGATTGTTTGTACATGCAAAACTCCACTGCCTGGTCACGTATTATTCGTACTGTGCAAGCGCAAAAATCCAATCTGTTGTTTTTTAACGGCGACATGATCATGGGTTATGGTAAAGCAGGCGTGCCAGTTGTCAGAAATAAAGGCAGTAATGAAACTGTGATTGCCAGCCCTACAGTAAGCGATATTACCAATTCCGATTTGTTGCAAACTTATATTGAGTATGGTTTCTGGCGCGGTATGGTCGCTCCGATGATAGAAACAGGTACTTATGTAGTGCCTGTACCAGGCAATCATGAAACCCAATGTAAACGTTGCAATAAAGCCTCTGTGGTTGAAAACGAAGCAGCCTGGGTTGCTAACATGGGTGATCTGGTGATTGATACGACACGTTTAAACACGGTGTTATCACCGATCGGTTTAAGCTTGAACACCACCACCAATCCTTGGAATGTTAACAATACACCTAGCGCCACTTATGTGAGTCCAGGTCTTACCGATGCCAATGGTAATGTATTGGTAGCAGCGGGTACAGTTAACCCAGATAAAATTAGCTCTGCGCAACAAAAACTGAGTTACTCTTTTGATGTAGGCAGCAATCACTTTGCCGTTATTAATACCGACCCAGTGGGTAATGACAGCCACGCACCTTACAACTGGTTAGATGCCGATTTGAGCAAAGCCGTTGCCGCTGGCGCTAAAAACCTGTTCGTGTTTGGTCATAAACCTGCCTATTACTATTATTATGCAGGTAGCAATGTTGCCGGAACTGGCTTAACCACTTCTTCAGCGTCTTCTTTATTTTTAACCGACGCTACAGCGGCTAACAATTTCTGGAAAGTGATCCAAAAGCATAATGCAACGTATTTCTGTGGTCATGAGCATATCTATAATGTATCGCAACCTACTGGCAACGATGCACCTAATACAGTAAATACCACACCTTATGCGGGTCAAACCAACAATTCTTACCAAATTATCGTTGGTGCGGGCGGTTCTCCATTTGATGATTTATTATCAACCACCACTCACCCAGAAACAGTGGGTACTGCACCCGTTGCTGAAGAAACAGGTAGCGTGACACCGGTACAAAGTGACCGTATGTACTCATGGGCGAATGTATCTGTGCATGCCGATAACTCTGTAACCATCAATACCTATGGTTTTGATCCTACCGTACAGTGTAATCCAAGCCTGAATGCAACCTGTGGCAGTAACTTTAATGGTTCGATGAATGGTGCTTTAAAAACATTATCGACATTTACACTGCCTTATTCAGCTCAATAA